A region from the Streptomyces lydicus genome encodes:
- a CDS encoding DUF397 domain-containing protein, translated as MTTESPRWFKSSYSANGGQCIEVAANLVSRGVVPIRDSKNPSGPVVDMPAGAFASFVAGVKAGAFGTV; from the coding sequence GTGACGACCGAATCCCCCCGCTGGTTCAAGTCCAGCTACAGCGCCAACGGCGGCCAGTGCATCGAGGTCGCCGCCAACCTTGTCTCGCGCGGCGTGGTTCCCATCCGTGATTCCAAGAATCCGAGCGGGCCGGTAGTGGACATGCCCGCTGGTGCGTTCGCCTCCTTCGTGGCGGGCGTCAAGGCCGGCGCGTTCGGAACCGTCTGA